The sequence TAATACATGCTTGCCAGCAGAGAGAAGTGCTATTGCGATATCTTTATGTGTTGGAGTGGGCGTACATACAGAAACAAATTTCACGCCCTTATCTTTCAAAATCACATCAAGATCCGAAATATACGTAGCATGCTTTGCAAGCGGAACTGATCCTTCTTTCGGCCTTGGTGTGCATATGTATTTGATCGCGTCTGCTTGACCAGCACTTGCCCACGCCGCTGCATGGGCATTACCCATATAGCCCTGACCGATAATTGCTATTGAGGACTTGTCAGGCATACATACTCACGCAGACAGTCGTTTAATGGTATCTACCGAGTAAGCCAATGACTCGTGGACGTCTTCAACCCCATTGGGTCCAGAAGGCGTGAATTCGATTTCAATGCTAAGGGCTGTTGTGCATCCCTTCTTCTTTAGAATATTTAGGATCCTGTGGAAATCGAGGTCACCACGTCCGATCGCAGGGAAGTTCCACTCATTTTGCGCACCGGATTTTTCTTTTAGGTGTATGCCTATGATCGAATCAGTTGACGCCTCTAAGTCATCATAGGGCTCAGTGGCTCCGTAGAAAACTACATTACCCGTATCGTAATTCAAGCGAACATTTGGTAAATCTACTTTCTTAAGAAGTGCAATAACTCCTTGACCCGTTGCATAATTGTTACCGTGAGTTTCAACTGCCAGGTCGAGTCCGAGGTTTTGCGCAAATTCGCCGAGCTCCCGAAGGATACCAACGAGTTCAGTATCATCGCCGACAACTGAATCATCACCATGAGTCTCACCGGTGCTTAAAGTTACATACTGAACTCCAAGGCGTTTTGCCAATTGAAGATTCTTCCTAAAGGTCTCTTGTCCATCCTTAGTCTGAATATTCGTATGACCACACATTCCAATTGCTCTGATGTCATTTAATTTTAGCAAATCTAGTACTCGCGCGACCTCTGCATCTGAATAGTCGTTTCGCACATGTTCGGTCCAACCATTCACCGCAGCTAATTCAATAAGTTTAATGCCGGCGCGATGAGCACCTTCGACGGCCTCTTCCAACGTGAACCCATGGTAGGTGTTGCTGTTTAGACAAATTGCATTATTCATTGGAGCTCCCTTTGATCAAATCGGAATTTAAGGTTAGAACCAGCCAGTTTCATTTGGATTTCTGTACTGCATGAATTCGACAACCGCACCACCGACCAAAACGAATGCAACACGTACAAAGCCATCGGCAACGTCGAAAGGCTGAAGCAAAATTTCGTAACCTTTGATGGATTCATCTAAATTGTCTACCCGGTATGCGACATGGGGAAGATTTCGAATTGGGCCGGTAACGGGAGTGTCATGCTCGTAGCGAAGAAACTCCACATTTGCCGCATGAGCTCGCGGGTTCGTCACCCAGACTCGAGTGGAATCCACGAAAGTCTCGTCGCTCTGCTGCGATTCAGTGATAACTCCTATATGGTCGAAGCGGCTACGATCAAAAGTCATGCCAATTCCATCCTCTCCGAGATCTAAATTACCTATTTGCTACGGTAAAGGAATTCTCTACTGCCAAAATTAATGTGTCAATACCTCTTCCTATTCGACTAATAGCAAAAATTGACTTCGATCCCCTCTGAATTTCCGGATGAAGAGTTTGACCGCTGCTCAGGTCCAAGGATAAATAGTACAAAATTGACCCTTTTTAGTACAATCTTCTTATGTCAGATTTGTCCATCTCGAATGTTCGCGCGGATCTTGCCAAAGCCGTTTCTCGCGCCAAAAGAAATCCAGTGACTATCTCAAGGCATGGCAAGCCTGTTGCTGTACTGATTAGCCCATCACTGTTCGAGAAATTTGTTGAGTCAATCGAAGAACTGGAAGACATTGCCGCATTTGATGACGCGATATCCGACAAAGATCCAACAATTCCATGGGAGCAGGTTAAGAAAGACCTAGGTCTTCTTTGACCAATTATTCGATCGAGGTAAAAAGGAAAGCTCAAAAATACCTCAGCACAATTCCGAAGAAGGACAAGCTCCGAATCGTTGGGGCAATAGAGTTACTCCGAGAGAATCCACTCCCACCAAAGTCCTTGAAACTCAAAGGCCGCGACGGTTATCGAATTCGAATTGGTGAATATCGCATTATTTACTCTTTCAACAGTAAACGCTTAACCATCCTCGTTATTAAAATCGGTCACCGTAGAGATATCTACCAAATGGATGTCAATGAATAACAGAAGAGTCTCCCTATAAGCCGGATCCTGTGAGTTTTGGATTGCTGACTTCTTCGAAGTTTTGCTCAGGGTCTTTGTGATGTTGCAGATTTGGGGCGAGAATCAAAAGTGAGTGATTCAGAGAATAAAATATCCGGTTCAACTTTTCCGTAAGTACCATTGCCCGTGAGGTATACAATCCAAAGTTGCTTAGTCAAAATTCCACTACATTTGAGAGTAAAAGGTAGCGAAGAGATTGCAGTTACTTTTGCACAATCCCCAGGCCCAGTTCCTACAAATTTTAACGCTAACTTCATTGCAGAGAAGTCCCAACCCGATATTTCAGGAACAGAAATTTCGAATGAAGTTGCATCCAACTCCCTAAGAGCAGGGGTTGGAAGAGAAGGCATATTTATTAAGGCTGGTTGCGTTGGTGTATCTGATGGTTGCGGAGCAGGTTTGTGGGTAAATTGTGGAGTTCTATCTCCCAAGTATCCTAAGTATTCGGGCAGAACGGTCACAGCGATATTTTTGATTATGCAAGAGGCCAAGTAAGAGTTTATTACTCGTGCTTCGGCAATATCAACGGTCAACGAATACCGATATTTAATTGCAAGCCAATTTGTCATATAAGTACAAACATCTTTTTGTGGCAACCAACTAGCAACGTCCTTATCCCCCTTGGACCGGGTCTGGCCAAGGGAGACAGCCACCAGAGCCTGTGGTTCCTCTAGATCATTTGCAAACGCCTGGCGCTGGGCAGGGGTCCAAGCCCAGGCACCTGAGCGCCAAGCCTCTGCGAGTGGGACAACGTGGTCAATACGTAAATCGAATGCCTTCGATGTTTTCTTTGCATCATAGGGACTTAACCATTTGCCACCAGTGAGAGTGCAGTTCTTGCCAATCTTTGGTTTTATCACAGCCTCTTCGATTAGAACCTCAGCCCTGGTATCGCAGCCATCCTTGTCCACATCAATC comes from Candidatus Paceibacterota bacterium and encodes:
- a CDS encoding type II toxin-antitoxin system Phd/YefM family antitoxin, yielding MSDLSISNVRADLAKAVSRAKRNPVTISRHGKPVAVLISPSLFEKFVESIEELEDIAAFDDAISDKDPTIPWEQVKKDLGLL
- a CDS encoding type II toxin-antitoxin system RelE/ParE family toxin; translated protein: MTNYSIEVKRKAQKYLSTIPKKDKLRIVGAIELLRENPLPPKSLKLKGRDGYRIRIGEYRIIYSFNSKRLTILVIKIGHRRDIYQMDVNE
- a CDS encoding sugar phosphate isomerase/epimerase — translated: MNNAICLNSNTYHGFTLEEAVEGAHRAGIKLIELAAVNGWTEHVRNDYSDAEVARVLDLLKLNDIRAIGMCGHTNIQTKDGQETFRKNLQLAKRLGVQYVTLSTGETHGDDSVVGDDTELVGILRELGEFAQNLGLDLAVETHGNNYATGQGVIALLKKVDLPNVRLNYDTGNVVFYGATEPYDDLEASTDSIIGIHLKEKSGAQNEWNFPAIGRGDLDFHRILNILKKKGCTTALSIEIEFTPSGPNGVEDVHESLAYSVDTIKRLSA